Within the Streptomyces sp. YIM 121038 genome, the region TGCGGATGCGGCTGCTCACCTCACTGAGGTTCGACGGCCCGGCCACGGCGTCCCAACTCGCCGCCCGCCTGGGCGAGTCGAGCGGCGCGACGAGCTACCACCTGCGCCAGCTCGCGGAGTACGGCTTCGCGGAGGACGACCCGGAGCGCGGCAAGGGCAGGGAGCGCTGGTGGCGGTCCGTCCACCAGGGCACGTACCTCGACGACCAGCTGCGCACCGACCCGACCCCGGAGGTGCGCGGCGCGCTCAACGCCTATCTGCACGAGGCCGCGACGCACCACGCCCAGGAGCTGGCCACCTGGCTCGGCACCGAGGGCGACTGGTCCAAGGAGTGGGTCGAGTCGTCGGACATGAGCGACTTCACGCTGCGACTCACCCCGGCGGAGAACGCGGAGCTCGGCCGCAAGCTCCACGACCTCATCGAGAGCTACCGGAAGCCGTCCGCCGACGAGGACGCTCCGGACACGGCCCGCGTCCGCATCCACCTGCACGCGTTCCCGACGAAGTCCGGGGCCGACACCTGAGAGGAGCACCCCGCCGTGCACCCCGAGATCCATCTGCTCCTGCACGACATCCGTGCCGTCGAGCTGCGCCGCGAGGCCCCCGCCCGCAGACCGGCCAGGCCCCCGATCCGCAGCCAACTGGGCTGGACCCTGGTCGAGTTGGGCCTGCGCCTGGTCAGCAGCTCGGAACCTTCTCGCCCTTCTGCAGGGCCCGCAGCGCGTCGACCGTACCGGACAGCGTGGTGACCGGGACCAGCTGAAGCCCCTTCGGCTTCTCCGCCTCGGCGTCCGAGCACTCGGCCTTCGGTACGAGGAAGACGGTGGCGCCGTCACGGGCCGCGGCCTGCGTCTTCAGGGAGACGCCGCCGACGGCGCCCACCTTGCCGTTCGCCTTGATCGTGCCGGTTCCGGCGATCGTGCGGCCGCCCGTCAGATCGCCGCCGCTGCCGTTGCCGTCCAGCTTGTCGATGATGCCGAGCGCGAGGAAGAGCCCGGCGCTCGGCCCGCCGATCTTGCCCAGGTCGGCGTTGACCTTGACCTTGTCGGTGCCGTCCACGCCGTCCGCCCGCAGATAGCGCAGCGCCGCCTTCGTGGCGTCGTCCTGCGACTCGCGCATGTCGCCGAGGTTGCGCTCCTCGACCTTCTTCTCGTCGTCGCCGTCCGGATAGACCGAGTCCTTGGGCATCACGGCCCGGTCCGTGCGGAACCAGCCGTCGATCACGTCGCCGAGGCGCACGGTCATCCGCGGCCCCGTCGCCACGATCGTCGTCATCCGCAGCTGCCCCTCGGTCTTCCGGGTGGCCGCCCCGGAGACCGTGAGCACCGGCTTGCCCTCGTACTCCCCCAGCACGTCGGCGGTGCCGCCGGGCTGCGCGACGGCAAAGGGGAGCGGGGCGAAGGCGGCAACCGCGAGCAGAGCGACGACGGGCGTCGCGGCGACGGCGAGGACCTTGGGGCGGCTCAGCTGAGCGAGACGAGACAGCACGTGTCCCAATCTACGTGAGATGACAATCAAGCCCGTCCGGCGCTTGAGGACGAGCCAGGCCGGAGGCCGCGATCAACGGCGCGCCGCCGCGGCCTCAGCGCAGCGCCTCGGCCACCTCGCGGGCCGCGTCCACCACCCGCGGGCCCACCCGCTCCGGCACCGAGTCCGCGAGCATGACCACGCCCACGCTGCCCTCCAGGCCGGTCACGCCGACCAGGGGGGCGGCGGCGCCGCTGGCCCCGGCCTCCAGTTCGCCGTGGGTGAGCGCGTACCCGGGGTCGGTGATGTGCCCCTGCCGGGCGGCGAGGATGGCCTTGCCCGCGGCGCCCCGGTCCAGGGGGTGGCGGAACCCGGTCCGGTACGCCACGTGGTAGTCGGTCCACGTCGGCTCGACCACGGCGACGGCGAGCGCCTCCGTGCCGTCGACCAGGGTCAGGTGGGCCGTGGCCCCTATGTCCTCGGCGAGGGAGCGCAGGGCGGGCAGCGCGGCCTCGCGCACCAGTGGGTGCACCTGGCGGCCGAGCCGCAGGACGCCGAGGCCCACCCGGGCCCGGCCACCCAAGTCGCGGCGCACGAGGGCGTGTTGCTCAAGGGTGGCGAGGAGCCGGTACACGACGGTCCGGTTGACGCCGAGCTTGTTGGACAGCTCGGTGACGGTCAGGCCGTGGTCGGTGTCGGCGAGCAGCTTGAGGACGCGCAGTCCTCGGTCGAGCGTCTGAGATGTCTCCGCGGTCACGACGCCCACTCCTTAGTCGTGAGGGTCGACGGCCCCCTCTGCGGCGGGCACCGGCTGCGCTCCGGGGCGGCGCTGCCACGGGGCGTTGTGTAGCGGGGACAGTAGCGAGGGCGTCCCGCTCAGCGGAAGACTCCGTCCAGAATCCGGTCAAGGCGACGGAAAGACGGTCCGGATCATCCCGATACGCACCCCCGCATGTGTATGCGGAACGCACAATGCCTGCACGCACTGCGCACGTTTCCCGACCTTCCGGTGACGGCGGGGCTCCGCAGTAGCGCCCCGAAGGGGCGCGGGGCCGTATCGATGTGCGGCTCCGCCGCGTGGGCGCGAGCAACCCCCGACAGCCCGCAGTCGAAGGCACACCGGAGAACTAGCGCATGCGCGTGGCCCACTCCTGGACCTTGGCGATGCGCTGCCGCAGCTGCCCGGCGGTGGCCTCCGCGGACGGCGGCCCCCCGCACACGCGCCGCAGCTCCGTGTGGACCACACCGTGCGGCTTCCCGCTCTGGTGGACGTACGCGCCGACCATCGTGTTCAGCTGCTTGCGGAGTTCGAGGAGCTCCTTGTGGGAGACCACGGGCCGCCGCTCCGCGGGCAGCTCCAGGAGGTCGGCCTCCTCGGCGGGCTTCTTCTTGCTGTGGGCGATCTGGCGGGCCTGCCGCTTCTGGAGCAGGAGCTGCACCTGGTCGGGCTCCAGGAGGCCCGGGATGCCGAGGTAGTCCTGCTCCTCCTCGCTGCCGGGGTGGGCCTGCATGCCGAACTCGGCGCCGTCGTAGAGCACCCGGTCGAAGACGGCCTCGGACTCCAGGGCCTCGAAGGAGAACTGCTCCTGTTCGCCGGTGTCCTCGTCCTGCTGCTTGTTCGCCTCGTCCATCTCCTTCTCGGACTCGGCGTACGGGTCCTCGTCCTCGCCCTGTTTCTTCGGCTTGTCGAGGGCGTGGTCGCGCTCGACCTCCATCTCGTTGGCGAAGCCGAGCAGGTCGGGAACGGTGGGCAGGAAGACGGACGCGGTCTCGCCGCGCCGCCGGGAGCGCACGAAGCGGCCCACGGCCTGGGCGAAGAACAGCGGGGTCGAGATCGTCGTCGCGTACACGCCGACGGCGAGCCGGGGCACGTCGACGCCCTCGGACACCATGCGGACGGCGACCATCCAGCGGTCGTCGCTGCCGCTGAAGTCGTCGATGCGCTGCGAGGCCCCGGTGTCGTCGGAGAGCACGAGGGTGGCCTTCGTCCCGGTGATCTCCCGGATGAGCTTGGCGTACGCGCGCGCCGACTCCTGGTCGGAGGCGATCACCAGGGCGCCCGCGTCGGGGATGGCCTTGCGGACCTCGGTGAGGCGGCGGTCGGCGGCCCGGAGCACGTTCGGCATCCAGTCGCCGCGCGGGTCGAGGGCGGTGCGCCAGGCCTGCGAGACCGC harbors:
- a CDS encoding helix-turn-helix domain-containing protein; translated protein: MTQDPKPRKIHHLDARSLRGLAHPLRMRLLTSLRFDGPATASQLAARLGESSGATSYHLRQLAEYGFAEDDPERGKGRERWWRSVHQGTYLDDQLRTDPTPEVRGALNAYLHEAATHHAQELATWLGTEGDWSKEWVESSDMSDFTLRLTPAENAELGRKLHDLIESYRKPSADEDAPDTARVRIHLHAFPTKSGADT
- a CDS encoding S16 family serine protease encodes the protein MLSRLAQLSRPKVLAVAATPVVALLAVAAFAPLPFAVAQPGGTADVLGEYEGKPVLTVSGAATRKTEGQLRMTTIVATGPRMTVRLGDVIDGWFRTDRAVMPKDSVYPDGDDEKKVEERNLGDMRESQDDATKAALRYLRADGVDGTDKVKVNADLGKIGGPSAGLFLALGIIDKLDGNGSGGDLTGGRTIAGTGTIKANGKVGAVGGVSLKTQAAARDGATVFLVPKAECSDAEAEKPKGLQLVPVTTLSGTVDALRALQKGEKVPSC
- a CDS encoding helix-turn-helix domain-containing protein, giving the protein MTAETSQTLDRGLRVLKLLADTDHGLTVTELSNKLGVNRTVVYRLLATLEQHALVRRDLGGRARVGLGVLRLGRQVHPLVREAALPALRSLAEDIGATAHLTLVDGTEALAVAVVEPTWTDYHVAYRTGFRHPLDRGAAGKAILAARQGHITDPGYALTHGELEAGASGAAAPLVGVTGLEGSVGVVMLADSVPERVGPRVVDAAREVAEALR
- a CDS encoding DEAD/DEAH box helicase gives rise to the protein MTTTAASNHHLSPAFPGRAPWGTASKLRAWQQGAMEKYIQEQPRDFLAVATPGAGKTTFALTLASWLLHHHVVQQVTVVAPTEHLKKQWAEAAARIGIKLDPEYSAGPLSREYHGVAVTYAGVGVRPMLHRNRSEQRKTLVILDEIHHAGDSKSWGEACLEAFEPATRRLALTGTPFRSDTNPIPFVTYEEGNDGIRRSSADYTYGYGSALGDGVVRPVIFLSYSGNMRWRTKAGDEIAARLGEPMTKDAVSQAWRTALDPRGDWMPNVLRAADRRLTEVRKAIPDAGALVIASDQESARAYAKLIREITGTKATLVLSDDTGASQRIDDFSGSDDRWMVAVRMVSEGVDVPRLAVGVYATTISTPLFFAQAVGRFVRSRRRGETASVFLPTVPDLLGFANEMEVERDHALDKPKKQGEDEDPYAESEKEMDEANKQQDEDTGEQEQFSFEALESEAVFDRVLYDGAEFGMQAHPGSEEEQDYLGIPGLLEPDQVQLLLQKRQARQIAHSKKKPAEEADLLELPAERRPVVSHKELLELRKQLNTMVGAYVHQSGKPHGVVHTELRRVCGGPPSAEATAGQLRQRIAKVQEWATRMR